Proteins encoded in a region of the Bombiscardovia apis genome:
- a CDS encoding MGMT family protein produces MADSSSTTSPFFDEVYRVVQNIPRGYVATYGQVAALAGSPRAARYVGFALHSNPDPSLTPCHRVVFRDGSLSPGYAFGGPERQRELLEDEGVCFKMPRTQENAGAPGWVVDFDKSAWQA; encoded by the coding sequence ATGGCCGATTCATCATCTACTACTTCTCCTTTTTTCGACGAGGTTTATCGCGTAGTGCAAAACATTCCGCGGGGTTACGTGGCAACTTATGGCCAAGTTGCGGCCTTAGCTGGTAGTCCTCGCGCTGCCCGCTATGTAGGTTTCGCTCTTCATTCCAATCCCGACCCTTCGCTCACGCCCTGCCATCGGGTCGTGTTTCGAGATGGATCCCTGTCTCCGGGCTACGCTTTTGGCGGCCCAGAGCGTCAACGCGAGCTTTTGGAAGATGAAGGTGTGTGTTTCAAGATGCCGCGGACTCAAGAGAATGCCGGTGCCCCGGGATGGGTGGTGGACTTCGACAAGTCCGCTTGGCAGGCTTAA
- a CDS encoding DNA-processing protein DprA, which translates to MTLSSTPFAPYPQPSAEALSRATLTYCIDSPDAILYATLLGAPSAAELVSSIEALPAQLPAKSSPPSASIARNLNRLDGMFITGSARWGRRASERDLTKFRQSLGKWRARLATLPTHERSELARWLTQDGCYWIIAPGEGSWPRQLGDLALRSDWAPPLCLWGRGSAQALVSCEEPVAVVGSRYCNDYGRFVAHQVGLQAAASGHLVVSGGALGADASAHWGALAAKREGAPPPGRTVAVFAGGLNHRGPRSNLKLFEAIERQEGALISELCPDTIPEARRFLLRNRIIAGLAQVVVVAQARHRSGALNTATWAAELGREVYAAPGSIDNPENTGCNHLIHDGKAMILISATDVSEICHQSHEPSVENHSQRQPSYHNDSAVSQPPQAPLSSATRSTTKRQAPSKVSTTHKPSSNTPPLSDQQQSVLTAVEACKKQGVEPTSEHINALLNSSGEQACSMQEVMQTLGGMELQGLLEIVNGVVQLPKSASTRAQHRR; encoded by the coding sequence ATGACCCTTTCTTCAACACCTTTCGCACCCTACCCGCAGCCCTCAGCGGAGGCCTTATCCCGCGCTACTCTCACCTACTGCATAGACAGCCCCGATGCCATCCTCTACGCTACGCTTTTGGGCGCTCCTTCTGCTGCGGAACTTGTGTCCAGTATCGAAGCCCTGCCGGCGCAACTGCCTGCTAAGTCTTCGCCTCCTTCCGCCAGCATTGCCCGGAACTTGAATCGCTTAGACGGCATGTTTATTACCGGTTCGGCCCGCTGGGGTCGCCGGGCCAGCGAGCGCGACCTGACTAAGTTTCGTCAAAGTCTGGGTAAATGGCGCGCTCGTCTCGCTACCTTGCCCACCCATGAGCGCTCGGAGCTGGCCCGCTGGCTCACGCAAGATGGCTGCTATTGGATAATCGCACCTGGCGAAGGCAGTTGGCCGCGGCAGTTGGGAGACTTGGCTCTCCGCTCCGACTGGGCACCGCCACTGTGCTTGTGGGGGCGGGGCTCGGCTCAGGCTCTCGTCTCTTGCGAGGAGCCGGTAGCAGTGGTTGGCTCCCGTTATTGCAATGATTACGGGCGTTTTGTGGCACATCAGGTTGGCTTGCAAGCTGCGGCGAGCGGTCATCTTGTTGTCTCTGGCGGTGCTCTGGGGGCCGATGCTAGCGCCCATTGGGGTGCTTTGGCTGCCAAGCGCGAGGGCGCTCCCCCACCTGGCCGCACGGTTGCCGTGTTTGCGGGAGGGCTTAACCATCGGGGCCCACGCAGTAATCTCAAACTTTTTGAAGCTATTGAGCGGCAGGAGGGGGCGCTGATTAGCGAGCTCTGCCCCGACACCATCCCCGAGGCCCGAAGGTTTTTACTCCGAAACCGCATTATTGCAGGGCTGGCGCAGGTAGTAGTGGTCGCTCAAGCCCGACACCGCTCAGGTGCGCTCAACACTGCTACTTGGGCGGCGGAGCTGGGTCGAGAGGTCTATGCAGCTCCCGGATCCATTGACAATCCTGAGAATACGGGCTGCAACCATCTTATCCACGATGGTAAGGCCATGATTCTCATCTCCGCCACTGATGTGAGTGAAATCTGCCATCAGTCGCACGAGCCATCTGTTGAGAATCATTCTCAACGACAGCCTTCGTACCATAATGACTCCGCAGTTAGCCAGCCTCCACAAGCACCACTCAGCTCAGCAACAAGAAGCACAACCAAACGGCAAGCACCGAGCAAAGTGTCAACTACTCACAAGCCGAGCAGCAATACACCCCCTCTAAGCGACCAGCAGCAAAGCGTTTTGACAGCAGTCGAAGCCTGTAAGAAACAGGGGGTTGAACCCACCAGTGAGCATATTAACGCCTTGTTGAACTCAAGCGGCGAGCAAGCATGCAGCATGCAAGAAGTGATGCAAACCTTAGGAGGTATGGAATTGCAAGGATTACTTGAAATAGTCAACGGCGTGGTGCAGCTACCCAAGTCGGCGAGCACCAGAGCACAGCACAGACGGTAA
- a CDS encoding YifB family Mg chelatase-like AAA ATPase → MRIGSGMSVGLVGLKAFLIQAQAFISPGLPYFSIIGLPDTSLTESRERVKSACSATGFKWPETRVTVNLSPASMPKHGSTHDLAIAVAVLDAAGAIPQQSFEHTLTLGELNLDGTVLPVNGLLPILLHARGQGIRRAYVPFGNLEEAQIVPGIEVVGIRHLGELVEQVGGKARYKLSDSQSFTELNLAPDSSEAAHKQIDMAQVVGQEQTKWALTVAAAGGHHMLMTGPPGTGKTMLASRLPSIMPPLMEKEQLEVASIRSLCGNLQQHGVSDIPPFESPHHTASTAALVGGGSGVALPGAITRAHCGVLFMDEAPEFSPRAMQTLREPLETGQVLLSRSKGTTSYPARFQLVMSANPCPCGYGFGTGERCTCSPRERSRYWSRLSGPILDRIDIQVSVLPVSNITSSHTQPRQTSAQIRSQVTQARATARARFADHGWVCNAQASGEWLRTATSAKAIELVNQALESKRLSLRGADRAMRLAWTLADLDGRTAPSAEDVNTGIMMRTRLQ, encoded by the coding sequence ATGCGCATCGGTTCCGGCATGTCAGTAGGCCTCGTGGGGCTCAAGGCCTTCCTCATTCAAGCTCAGGCTTTCATATCCCCCGGCCTGCCCTATTTTTCTATAATCGGCCTGCCAGACACTTCCTTGACCGAGTCGCGAGAGCGCGTTAAGTCAGCATGCTCAGCCACCGGATTCAAATGGCCAGAAACCCGGGTAACGGTCAATCTTTCGCCCGCTTCCATGCCCAAGCACGGCTCCACTCACGACCTTGCTATAGCGGTAGCGGTCTTGGACGCGGCAGGCGCTATCCCCCAGCAATCTTTCGAGCACACTCTCACCCTGGGAGAACTCAACCTTGATGGCACCGTCTTACCGGTTAACGGCCTCCTGCCAATTTTGCTACATGCCAGAGGTCAAGGTATTCGGCGGGCATACGTGCCTTTTGGCAACTTAGAGGAAGCGCAAATAGTTCCTGGCATCGAAGTGGTGGGTATTCGACATTTGGGCGAACTCGTGGAGCAAGTGGGCGGAAAAGCCCGCTACAAACTGTCCGATTCACAAAGTTTCACTGAGCTCAATCTTGCTCCAGACAGCAGCGAGGCAGCGCATAAGCAGATTGATATGGCGCAAGTGGTGGGCCAAGAGCAAACCAAGTGGGCACTCACCGTTGCTGCTGCTGGTGGCCACCACATGCTGATGACCGGCCCTCCCGGCACTGGCAAAACCATGCTCGCCTCCCGTCTGCCCTCAATCATGCCGCCTTTGATGGAAAAAGAACAACTCGAAGTGGCCTCCATCCGCTCCCTGTGCGGCAACTTGCAACAGCACGGAGTCAGCGACATACCACCCTTTGAATCGCCACACCACACAGCTTCCACTGCTGCTCTGGTGGGCGGTGGCAGTGGCGTGGCCCTGCCCGGAGCCATTACACGGGCCCACTGCGGGGTGCTCTTTATGGATGAGGCTCCCGAGTTCTCTCCCCGAGCCATGCAAACCCTGCGCGAACCGCTAGAGACCGGGCAAGTCCTCCTTTCCCGTTCTAAGGGCACTACCTCCTACCCTGCTCGCTTCCAGCTGGTGATGTCTGCCAATCCCTGCCCCTGCGGCTATGGTTTTGGCACTGGCGAGCGCTGCACCTGCTCACCTCGCGAACGCTCTCGTTATTGGAGTCGACTCTCTGGTCCGATTTTGGACCGCATCGACATTCAGGTGTCCGTACTGCCGGTGTCGAATATCACTTCAAGTCATACGCAGCCTCGGCAGACGAGCGCGCAGATTCGTTCCCAAGTCACTCAGGCGCGGGCTACCGCTCGGGCTCGATTCGCCGACCATGGCTGGGTTTGCAATGCTCAAGCCTCTGGCGAGTGGCTGCGGACCGCCACTTCGGCCAAGGCTATCGAATTGGTCAATCAGGCCTTGGAAAGTAAGCGGTTGAGCCTGCGCGGGGCTGATAGAGCAATGCGCTTGGCTTGGACGCTTGCAGATTTAGATGGGCGCACTGCACCGAGCGCCGAGGATGTCAACACCGGAATCATGATGAGGACCCGACTGCAATGA
- a CDS encoding YraN family protein, whose translation MKTSQSHSIASILEPDTASPLRQAEASLVSPQLSARKLGQLGEQYVALWLESLGWQILDRNWSTRYGELDIVALDRRSCLAFVEVKTRRTRTFGQPEEAVTYSKQTKLKHAAVQWLIARNRTNRHCVTRFDVAAVSVSAGSSDNPRVSIKLIQGAF comes from the coding sequence ATGAAGACAAGTCAAAGTCATAGCATTGCAAGTATCCTCGAACCAGATACCGCCAGCCCACTGAGGCAAGCTGAAGCCTCGCTCGTGAGCCCACAACTTTCAGCTAGAAAGCTCGGGCAGTTAGGCGAACAGTATGTAGCTCTGTGGCTGGAAAGCCTTGGCTGGCAGATCTTGGATCGCAATTGGTCCACCCGCTACGGCGAGCTCGACATTGTGGCCCTAGATCGCCGAAGCTGCCTAGCCTTTGTAGAGGTCAAAACTCGGCGCACCCGCACCTTTGGACAACCCGAAGAAGCGGTTACCTACAGCAAGCAAACAAAACTCAAACATGCAGCGGTCCAATGGCTCATCGCCCGCAACCGCACAAACCGCCATTGTGTCACCCGTTTCGACGTTGCTGCCGTCAGTGTTAGCGCCGGTAGCAGCGACAACCCTCGTGTATCAATCAAACTTATACAGGGGGCTTTCTAA
- a CDS encoding pyridoxamine kinase: MTDDVQLYHRDAHYIPRVAAVHDMCGYGKCSLTAAIPILSAAGCDVCPVPTALFSAHTKFEHYTFHDTTEMLPGYLDAWAQEGVELNGIYSGFLGSAEQVGIIQRMYEEYPKALRLVDPVMGDGGAMYPTYTDELCKATARLVDGADLLMPNLTEVSLLTGLPYEGQDLSESQIDDRIQALLDMGARNVVLKGIDRGDGFLRNYVACASQGGADQRIELKHEKLPYMIHGTGDAFASAVCGAVFAGRSLADAAQIAGEFVRSAMQHTQVQPNFEVRGVSFELDLNQMTSLVQ, from the coding sequence ATGACAGACGACGTACAGCTATATCATCGCGATGCACACTACATTCCCCGCGTGGCAGCAGTCCACGACATGTGCGGCTACGGCAAGTGTTCCCTAACCGCCGCTATTCCCATACTTTCGGCCGCTGGATGCGACGTGTGCCCGGTGCCGACCGCACTCTTTAGCGCCCACACCAAGTTTGAGCACTACACTTTCCACGACACGACCGAGATGCTGCCCGGATATTTAGATGCTTGGGCCCAGGAGGGCGTGGAGCTCAACGGCATCTACTCTGGCTTCTTAGGTTCGGCCGAGCAGGTGGGCATTATTCAGCGCATGTATGAGGAATATCCTAAGGCCCTGCGCTTGGTAGACCCGGTAATGGGAGACGGCGGAGCCATGTATCCCACCTATACCGACGAATTGTGCAAGGCCACTGCCCGCTTGGTAGATGGGGCCGACTTGCTCATGCCCAACCTGACCGAAGTGAGTCTGCTAACAGGCCTGCCTTATGAGGGGCAAGACTTGAGCGAAAGCCAAATCGACGACCGCATTCAGGCCCTGCTCGACATGGGCGCTCGCAATGTGGTCCTCAAGGGCATTGACCGCGGCGACGGATTCTTGCGCAACTATGTGGCCTGCGCAAGCCAAGGCGGCGCTGACCAGCGGATTGAGCTCAAGCACGAGAAGCTGCCTTATATGATTCATGGCACGGGCGATGCCTTTGCTTCTGCCGTTTGCGGTGCAGTATTTGCAGGCCGCAGTCTGGCTGATGCTGCGCAAATCGCTGGCGAATTCGTCCGCTCGGCTATGCAGCACACCCAAGTCCAACCAAACTTTGAGGTCAGGGGTGTTAGTTTTGAACTCGATTTGAACCAGATGACCTCACTTGTTCAGTAG
- a CDS encoding TetR/AcrR family transcriptional regulator, with protein sequence MAGFRGIIQKRSTAEGTAMTAQPKAPTKTVLNREYILKSALYLIDTNGLEALNLRALGQQMGVSQTAIYRHIPNKAALLDGVVELIWKSATHISHITNNMSWQDGLESVVLEVYKTILTHPNAIPLMATRSINTQQSQVMVRDWLDKLQEHGLQVGTDTILMFNSLACLTLGAAIAQVEPPTKSAGGEVDTDLINHLSEQYPALATFMSPLMELDSVIEVSYRKGLHALISGWAQSAQ encoded by the coding sequence ATGGCTGGGTTCCGCGGTATTATTCAAAAGAGAAGCACAGCGGAAGGAACAGCAATGACAGCTCAGCCCAAAGCACCCACTAAGACGGTGCTCAACCGCGAATACATCCTGAAATCGGCCTTGTATCTGATTGATACTAATGGATTAGAAGCTCTGAACTTGCGCGCTTTGGGTCAACAAATGGGCGTTTCCCAAACTGCAATCTACCGCCACATTCCCAACAAAGCAGCCCTGCTCGACGGCGTTGTGGAACTCATCTGGAAGTCTGCTACGCATATCAGCCATATTACTAACAACATGAGTTGGCAAGATGGTTTAGAAAGCGTAGTACTGGAAGTTTACAAAACCATCCTCACACATCCTAATGCCATTCCTCTTATGGCGACCCGTTCAATCAATACTCAGCAATCTCAAGTTATGGTCAGAGACTGGCTCGACAAACTTCAAGAGCACGGCTTGCAGGTGGGCACAGACACAATTTTAATGTTTAACAGTTTGGCGTGTTTAACCTTAGGCGCTGCAATTGCTCAAGTAGAACCACCCACTAAATCAGCGGGTGGAGAAGTTGATACAGACCTCATCAATCATCTTTCAGAACAATACCCTGCCTTAGCAACTTTCATGAGTCCACTAATGGAACTAGATTCCGTTATCGAAGTGAGCTATCGCAAGGGTCTACACGCGCTAATTTCTGGTTGGGCTCAATCGGCACAGTAG
- a CDS encoding ABC transporter ATP-binding protein: MTYLPGSQEQVAAGFAGLAPPQPVDGTAVQAVSLVKDYGKGENLVHALRGVDVAFQRGRFTAIMGPSGSGKSTLMHTLAGLDSATSGRVLLYGVDEAGQGGSHKRSNQANPTNLHSFVDITKLNDNQLTLLRRHSIGFIFQSFNLLPMFTAEQNILMPLTLAGTKPDREWLNLLTKTLGLDGRLNHRPSELSGGQQQRVAIARALISKPAIVFADEPTGNLDSVSSAEVLSFLKRSVRELGQSVIMVTHDAVAASYADRAIVFADGRIVADESQPSAERMSELLTRQAEMVAAGSFADQAR; this comes from the coding sequence ATGACCTACCTACCCGGAAGTCAAGAACAAGTAGCAGCCGGTTTTGCGGGCTTGGCTCCGCCGCAGCCCGTTGATGGTACTGCCGTCCAAGCTGTGAGTTTGGTCAAGGATTACGGCAAGGGAGAGAACCTAGTCCACGCGCTGCGCGGGGTAGACGTGGCCTTCCAACGTGGGCGGTTCACCGCCATTATGGGTCCTTCCGGCTCAGGCAAGTCCACGCTCATGCACACCTTGGCAGGCTTGGATTCAGCGACTTCGGGCCGCGTCTTGCTCTATGGCGTTGACGAAGCAGGTCAGGGTGGTTCCCACAAGCGCTCGAACCAAGCCAACCCGACAAATCTGCACTCTTTCGTAGACATCACCAAGCTCAACGACAACCAGCTGACCTTGCTGCGCCGTCATTCGATTGGCTTTATCTTCCAATCCTTTAACTTGTTGCCCATGTTTACGGCAGAGCAAAACATCTTGATGCCGCTGACCTTGGCAGGTACTAAGCCTGACCGTGAATGGCTCAACTTGCTTACTAAGACGCTGGGCTTGGATGGTCGTTTGAATCACCGTCCCAGCGAGCTTTCCGGTGGCCAGCAGCAGCGCGTGGCCATAGCCCGAGCGCTCATCTCCAAACCAGCTATCGTCTTTGCGGACGAACCCACTGGCAATCTGGACTCGGTTTCATCGGCTGAGGTGTTGAGCTTTCTCAAGCGTTCCGTGCGCGAGCTGGGGCAGAGCGTCATTATGGTCACTCACGACGCGGTTGCTGCCTCCTATGCGGACCGGGCCATCGTGTTTGCAGACGGCAGGATTGTGGCCGACGAAAGTCAGCCGAGTGCCGAGCGCATGAGTGAACTGCTCACCCGCCAAGCTGAAATGGTAGCGGCCGGCAGCTTTGCGGACCAGGCTCGCTGA
- a CDS encoding ABC transporter permease has translation MWSVSWKMMKRDGRMLVPAGIAILVGTLFIAATFLFANTMDVSIRKQVSSSFGQANYAISPKDDANDEASSATTVKDFHLQQIRALKGVNGARAQVYAPVELTSVSANKHTNSAGIAMSQPDSIMPMPVVEGHWPQGESEIAVPKQAAQRLNLKLGDEVSVNAGRGGQSGSDGSDSLRLKLVGLNEDKDGAYSYYGGASVMSEGAMAQLMGAPSASGIDSYPAPYIYLSIDDAQAGQETLDQIRAKLPKGFQLQTRAAFEDSQIKEMSGQTNIMTTFLLSFGILAMFVAALVIANTFQVMVARQRRTLALLRTIGAKKGQVRASVLMQSGILGLIASSLGAAGAIGLMMAAHGLGLRIGALTLEVMVTPPVIVVPIVFGTAMTMIASLSSAAAATRVTPLEALRPAEVSDSSKRSGKIRLALACIMMVIGAAMAAWIVYQAVQDSRGVKGTMVAENGDSALGIAVAGVALFFIGALLCANRWIPWMLKGIGALVAHIGPSSKVAVGNISRNPARVAATGTALLIGVTLVACLGTGATSAKQTMATALDTRYSVDVEISLNQEDVSGLEKVRKVKGVKAAELVPVYQGAVGSGKTAEDNAQKDYIAIFALKAGQSERLMNVSQESLMSGGSKLVMPKGQVGDKAVVKAGQTVSVVHYDDGTVTATGHSFQVAAGSYNGLGGDAGSYGIALVDQSASLGKPDRYEIWIKSDGSQPVGSFTEDIREAMSSTPDAMVSGGIAMKATYEQIINIFLLIMVALLAVAVIIALIGVANTLSLSVIERTKESATLRAIGMTKRQLKRSLSVEALLIAVGSTLAGLALGTIFGWIGAYIVFESLGKVSLPLDWNMYAMILVVAVIAALLASVLPARRATKTPPVEALAEA, from the coding sequence ATGTGGTCAGTATCTTGGAAAATGATGAAACGCGACGGGCGCATGCTAGTTCCCGCCGGCATCGCCATCTTGGTTGGCACGCTTTTTATAGCTGCCACCTTCCTCTTTGCCAACACTATGGACGTGTCTATCCGAAAGCAGGTCTCTTCGTCTTTTGGGCAGGCCAACTATGCTATTTCTCCCAAGGATGATGCCAACGACGAAGCCTCAAGCGCTACAACGGTCAAGGATTTTCATCTCCAACAAATCCGTGCTCTCAAGGGCGTGAATGGAGCTAGGGCGCAAGTATACGCACCTGTTGAGCTCACGTCTGTCTCTGCCAATAAGCATACAAATTCGGCTGGCATCGCCATGAGCCAGCCCGATTCGATTATGCCTATGCCTGTGGTGGAAGGGCATTGGCCCCAGGGTGAGTCCGAAATTGCCGTACCCAAGCAGGCTGCACAGCGGCTGAATCTCAAGTTGGGAGACGAAGTTAGCGTTAACGCTGGCAGGGGTGGCCAAAGTGGCTCTGACGGTAGTGACAGCCTTCGCCTTAAGTTGGTAGGCCTCAACGAAGATAAGGATGGTGCCTACTCTTACTACGGCGGTGCCAGCGTGATGAGTGAAGGCGCTATGGCTCAGCTCATGGGTGCGCCCAGTGCGAGCGGTATTGACAGTTATCCCGCGCCATACATCTACCTTTCTATCGATGACGCGCAGGCAGGCCAAGAGACCTTAGATCAGATTCGTGCAAAACTGCCTAAGGGTTTCCAATTGCAGACCCGTGCTGCATTTGAGGATAGCCAGATTAAGGAAATGAGTGGTCAGACCAATATTATGACTACCTTCCTGCTTAGCTTCGGTATCCTAGCTATGTTTGTGGCGGCGCTGGTAATTGCGAACACTTTCCAAGTGATGGTCGCTCGCCAACGGCGCACTCTGGCCCTCTTACGTACGATTGGCGCTAAGAAGGGGCAGGTGAGGGCTTCGGTGCTGATGCAGTCTGGCATTTTGGGCCTCATTGCCTCCTCACTTGGTGCGGCTGGCGCGATTGGCTTGATGATGGCAGCCCACGGTTTGGGTCTGAGAATTGGCGCGCTGACTCTGGAAGTTATGGTAACGCCGCCGGTTATTGTGGTTCCCATCGTCTTTGGTACTGCTATGACGATGATTGCTTCGCTCAGTTCGGCGGCGGCAGCTACTCGCGTAACGCCTTTGGAAGCCTTGCGCCCGGCCGAAGTGAGTGACAGCAGTAAGCGTAGTGGGAAGATTCGCTTGGCCTTGGCCTGCATCATGATGGTTATCGGCGCTGCTATGGCCGCTTGGATTGTCTATCAAGCTGTGCAGGATTCGCGTGGTGTGAAGGGTACGATGGTTGCCGAAAATGGTGATTCGGCTTTGGGCATTGCTGTTGCTGGTGTGGCCCTGTTCTTTATCGGAGCGCTCCTGTGTGCCAATCGCTGGATTCCTTGGATGCTTAAGGGTATCGGTGCTCTGGTGGCCCATATCGGCCCATCATCGAAGGTGGCAGTAGGCAATATTTCGCGCAATCCAGCCCGCGTGGCAGCTACCGGTACGGCTCTGCTTATTGGCGTTACTCTGGTTGCCTGCTTGGGCACGGGTGCCACATCTGCCAAGCAAACTATGGCTACAGCTCTCGATACACGCTATAGCGTCGATGTGGAGATTTCCCTAAACCAAGAAGACGTCAGCGGCCTAGAGAAGGTCCGTAAGGTAAAGGGCGTCAAGGCTGCTGAACTGGTGCCGGTTTATCAGGGGGCTGTCGGTTCAGGTAAAACTGCCGAAGACAATGCGCAAAAAGATTACATTGCTATCTTTGCGCTCAAGGCGGGCCAGTCCGAACGTCTGATGAATGTGTCGCAAGAATCGCTCATGTCAGGCGGCTCCAAGTTGGTCATGCCTAAAGGTCAAGTCGGAGATAAAGCCGTGGTAAAGGCAGGTCAAACCGTCTCCGTAGTGCACTACGATGACGGCACTGTAACGGCGACGGGCCACTCCTTCCAAGTTGCGGCTGGTTCATACAACGGGCTGGGTGGAGATGCAGGAAGCTATGGCATCGCACTGGTGGATCAGAGCGCTAGCTTAGGCAAGCCTGACCGCTATGAGATTTGGATCAAGTCTGACGGTAGCCAGCCGGTGGGCAGCTTTACGGAAGATATTCGCGAGGCTATGAGTTCAACTCCAGACGCTATGGTTTCGGGCGGTATCGCTATGAAAGCTACCTACGAGCAGATTATTAACATCTTCTTGCTCATCATGGTGGCCCTGCTAGCAGTGGCGGTAATTATCGCACTGATTGGCGTGGCGAACACCCTCTCCCTCTCGGTGATTGAGCGTACCAAAGAGTCGGCTACCTTGCGCGCAATCGGTATGACCAAGCGTCAGCTCAAGCGTTCCCTCTCGGTTGAGGCCCTGCTCATTGCGGTAGGTTCGACTCTGGCAGGTCTCGCTTTGGGTACGATCTTTGGCTGGATTGGTGCTTACATCGTCTTTGAATCTCTGGGGAAGGTGTCTCTGCCCTTGGATTGGAACATGTATGCCATGATTCTTGTGGTCGCGGTTATTGCCGCTCTGCTGGCTAGCGTCTTGCCAGCCCGACGCGCCACCAAGACCCCACCGGTGGAGGCACTAGCGGAAGCCTAA
- a CDS encoding response regulator transcription factor, producing the protein MEVGLKVGEHEAGRPIRVVIADDQELVRAGFAMVIGSQDDMEVVGQASQGEQAVQLVQELKPDVVLMDVRMPGMDGLEATRRISQLTPSQSDAFGEADCRSLTHVIILTTFDLDEYVMAAIGAGASGFLLKDTEPETLLASIRTVFQGNAIIAPSATKRLIEHMAQANSGKQTVGQSAEAGVSSTTPGAQHTASDYHDPELEELTERELEVLVEIAHGLSNQEIADKLFISLPTVKTHVAHILQKIHARDRVQAVVFAYDNKLV; encoded by the coding sequence ATGGAAGTGGGCTTGAAGGTGGGCGAACACGAAGCAGGCAGGCCAATTCGCGTGGTCATTGCCGACGATCAAGAGCTAGTGCGGGCTGGCTTTGCCATGGTCATCGGCTCCCAAGACGACATGGAAGTAGTCGGCCAAGCTTCTCAAGGCGAGCAGGCAGTCCAGCTAGTTCAGGAGCTTAAGCCCGACGTTGTATTGATGGACGTGCGTATGCCCGGCATGGACGGCTTGGAAGCCACCCGGCGCATCTCGCAGCTCACCCCCAGCCAATCCGACGCCTTCGGTGAAGCGGACTGCCGGAGCTTAACGCACGTTATTATTTTAACAACATTCGACCTCGACGAATACGTGATGGCTGCCATCGGCGCCGGAGCCTCTGGATTCCTGCTCAAAGATACCGAACCTGAAACACTTTTAGCTTCGATTCGCACGGTTTTCCAAGGCAACGCCATTATCGCTCCTTCAGCGACTAAGCGCCTGATTGAGCACATGGCCCAAGCCAATTCCGGCAAGCAGACAGTGGGCCAAAGTGCCGAAGCTGGGGTCTCCTCCACCACTCCTGGCGCTCAGCACACGGCCAGCGATTATCACGACCCCGAATTGGAAGAGCTAACCGAGCGCGAGTTGGAAGTCTTAGTGGAAATTGCCCACGGTTTGTCCAACCAAGAAATTGCTGACAAGCTCTTTATTTCCCTGCCCACTGTGAAAACGCATGTGGCGCACATCTTGCAGAAAATCCACGCCCGCGACCGCGTGCAAGCCGTCGTATTTGCTTACGACAACAAGCTAGTCTAG